DNA sequence from the Aneurinibacillus sp. REN35 genome:
AAGAGATGGAGAGAATCTACCATACGGTATTGGCGGCTGAAGAAGCGGCGATTCGTGCCGTACAGGTCGGCTCCCCGCTCGCGGAAGTTGATCGTGCCGCCCGCCGCCTGATTGATGATGCAGGCTACGGATCTTATTTTATGCACCGGATCGGACATGGGTTGGGGATGGAGATACACGAATATCCATCTGTCCATGGTGCGAATGAAGAGAAGATTACAGCAGGGATGGTATTTACGATTGAGCCGGGCATCTATGTTCCTAGGGTAGGCGGCGTTCGCATTGAAGATGATATTCATGTGACGGAGGCTGGAGCAGAGGTGCTTACGGCATTTCCGAAGGCATTAACATGTCTAGAGATTTAAATTGCTGTGAAGCTTCATGACTGATATAATAGTCACTAGTGCATTTTTTTCCTCGCGGGAGGTAGTATATGGATCGAAGACAACGACAAGAGAAAATCCGGAACTTCTCTATCATCGCTCATATTGACCACGGTAAGTCAACGCTGGCAGACCGGATTCTTGAATTTACCGGTGCCTTGACGGAGCGGGAGCGTGAGAATCAGTTTTTGGATCAGATGGATTTGGAAAGAGAGCGCGGCATTACGATCAAGCTGAATGCTGTGCAGTTGAAATATAAAGCGAGAGACGGCGAAGAGTATATTCTTCACTTGATCGATACGCCAGGACACGTCGACTTCACATACGAAGTATCGCGCAGCTTGGCTGCATGTGAGGGCGCGCTCCTTGTTGTGGATGCGGCCCAGGGCATTGAAGCGCAGACGCTCGCGAACGTATACCTGGCACTTGATAATGATCTGGAGATTCTTCCGGTCATTAACAAGATCGACCTGCCAAGTGCAGAGCCTGAGCGTGTAAAACAGGAAGTGGAAGATGTAATCGGACTTGACGCGAGCGATGCGGTGCTTGCTTCTGCTAAAGCCGGAATCGGAATCGAAGAGATTCTTGAGCAGGTCGTAGCCAAAGTACCTGCGCCGACCGGTGATCCGGATGCGCCGCTAAAAGCGCTTATTTTTGATTCGCTCTACGACGCATACAGAGGCGTTATCGTTCATGTGCGGATCGTGGACGGCACGGTGAAAAAAGGGTCGAAAATCAAAATGATGGCGACCGGTTCCGTATTCGAGGTCACTGAAGTAGGAACGCATGCGCCGTTCCCGAAACAGGTGGAAGAGCTTACGGTAGGAGATGTAGGCTTTATCGCAGCCAGCATCAAGACGGTGCGCGATACACGGGTTGGGGACACGATCACGCTGGCCGACAATCCGGCAAGCGAGCCGCTGCCGGGCTACCGTAAAGTAAATCCGATGGTATTTAGCGGGATGTATCCGGTTGATAGCGCTGACTATAATGATCTGCGTGAAGCGCTGGAGAAGCTTCAGTTGAATGATGCCTCCCTGCAATTTGAGCCGGAGACATCACAGGCCCTTGGCTTTGGCTTCCGTTGCGGCTTCTTGGGCATGCTGCATATGGAGATCATTCAGGAGCGGATTGAGCGTGAATTCAATATCCCGCTCATTACGACGGCGCCGAGCGTAATTTATGATGTTACAAAAACGGATGGCGAGAAAATCTCGATCGAGAATCCGTCGAATATGCCGGAACAGCAGAAGATTGATTTTATTGAAGAGCCGTATGTAAAAGCATCGATTATGGTGCCAAAAGATTTCGTCGGCGCGATCATGGATCTGTGCCAGCGTAAGCGCGGGGACTTCATCGATATGCAGTACATTGATGAGACGCGCGTACAGATCGTCTATGAGATGCCGTTAGCCGAAATCGTGTTTGAGTTTTTCGATCAATTGAAATCGAATACGAAGGGGTATGCGTCTTTCGATTATGAACTGGTTGGCTATAAGAAGTCGAAATTGGTGAAAATGGACATTATGCTCAATGGCGAAGTGGTGGATGCGCTGTCCTTTATCGTACATCGTGATACTGCTTATAATCGCGGCCGTGTGCTGTGCGAGAAGCTAAAAGAGCTGATTCCACGCCAGATGTTCGAGGTGCCTATTCAAGCGGCAATCGGTCACAAAATTATTGCGCGTGAGACGATTAAAGCAATGCGCAAAAACGTATTGGCCAAGTGTTACGGTGGAGATATTTCCCGTAAGCGCAAGCTGCTTGAGAAGCAGAAGGAAGGAAAGAAACGTATGAAGTCCGTCGGAAGTGTAGAGGTGCCGCAGGAAGCGTTTATGGCAGTTCTGAAGATGGACGAGAATTAAGCAAGAAGCGATGTATACGAGGAGCGGAGGGTAAAAAGGGATACGGCCTTTTCCTTCCGCTCTTTTTTACGAACGAATGATGCGCTGCCTATTTATATTTACACATTGGAAGGTGATACGGTATGACAAAGGCCGTGTATATTCACATCCCGTTTTGCACGAATAAATGCTACTACTGCGATTTTAATTCGTATGTGACAAAGAACCCGCAGTTGGTATGGGATTATTTAACCGCACTGAACAAAGAAATGGAGGAGACGGTTCGCAGTTGTCCTCCTGGGGATATCGAAACTATTTTTGTCGGTGGGGGAACGCCCACATTCCTTGATGCGAAGCAGATGGCATACTTCTTAGAGACAGTTGCACGGCATTTTCCTAAACGAAGTAAGGACATTGAATTTACGATGGAAGCCAACCCTGGAACGACCGATGTGGAGAAGCTGTCCATTATGAGAGAGGGCGGCGTGAATCGAATTAGCTTTGGTGTGCAATCGTTCCACGATGAATTGTTAAAAAAAATCGGACGGATTCATGATAGCGCACAAGTATTCCGAAGCTTGGCGAATGCAAAGGAAGTCGGATTTGAGAACATCTCCATTGATTTGATTTTCGGTCTGCCGGATCAGACAACCGCACGATTCCAAGAGACGCTAGATCAAGCGTTCGCGCTTGATTTGCCACACTTTTCCTCATATAGCTTAAAAGTTGAGGAAAACACACTCTTCCATACGTTATATGAAAAAGATCAGCTCCCGCTTCCTACAGAGGATGAAGAAGTGACAATGTATGAACGGTTGATGGAGCAGATGGAGAGCCATGGCTATCATCAATATGAGATAAGCAATTTTGCACAGCGCGGTTTTGAGAGCCGTCACAATATGACGTATTGGCGCAATGAATATTATTATGGCATCGGCGCGGGTGCGCACGGGTATGTAGACGGTACGCGGCATGTAAATGCGGGTCCGCTTGCGCAGTATATGCAGCTTGCAGAAAAAGGCCTTCCACGCGTGGAGCAGTTCAAGGTTACCCGTGCGGAGGAAATGGAAGACCATATGATTATGGGACTGCGCATGATGCAGGGGATCTCGGCTCCCGCATTCGAGCTGCGATACGGTATGACGCTGAAGGATGCGTTCGGCTCAATTATTGATGAACTTACCGAAATGGGGCTGCTTGCATGGACAAATGGATACCTGCATCTTACCAAGCGCGGCATTCCTCTTGGCAATGAAGTCTTCGCAAGATTTTTAGGGCTAGTTGACAAAGTTTGATCTCCTTTGGTATTTTTGAAGTAAGTTCTTTAGCACTCGTTATCAAAGAGTGCTAACAAGGAGGGACAGCATGCTTACGGAACGACAACAGTTAATTTTACGGGCTATCATTGACAATTACATTCGTTCCGCTGAACCGGTCGGGTCACGTACGATTTCGAAGCGGGAAGATATTGGCTATAGCTCCGCTACTATTCGTAATGAGATGGCGGATCTTGAGGAGATGGGGTATTTAGAACAGCCGCATACATCGGCGGGACGCATCCCATCGAATAAAGGCTATCGCTTTTACGTGGACCAGTTTGCTGGCATGCCGTTTATGCAGGTGGAAGATGCTACGCATATTCGTCGCGTATTCGCCGATCGATTCTATGAATTCGAACAGGTAATGAATCAGGCGGCCTCCGTTCTTTCGAGCTTGACGAATTATACGTCCATCGTGCTTGGACATGACATACAGACAACACGTCTTAAGGCTGTGCAGATGATTCCACTCTCTCAACACTCTGCCGTATTTATTCTCGTAACAGATACGGGCAAGGTCGAGAACAAGATGATCTCGCTTCCAGAAGGAATGGCGATGAGTGAGATGGAGCGGGTCGTTAATTTGCTTAACGCCAAGCTTACAGGAGTAGCTATGGTTGAGCTGCGCCAGCGTCTGTATGCGGAAGTATCTAAAGAGTTGGGACGCTATATTCAGCACTATGAAGAGATTATGTCTGTGCTTGAGGAGACGATTACTCATGAGCCGGACGATCATATTGTACTTAAAGGAACGACCAACATCATGATGCAGCCTGAGTTTCGGGATGTCGATAAAGTCAGGGATATTTTGACACTTTTTGAGCAGAATGAGATGGTAGTGCGCCTATTCGACTCTAAACAGAGCGGGCTTCATGTGCGTATCGGCACGGAGAATCAAGAACAGGCGATTAGTAACTGCAGCATTATCACAGCAACGTATCATCTTGACGGCCAGCCGATGGGTACAGTAGGTATTCTCGGTCCAACACGCATGGAATACGGTCGTGTGATGGGAATTCTTAATGTGCTCGCGGGGAATCTGACGGATGCATTTGAACGTTTTTACAAATCTGATAGCTAATTAATAAGGCGCTTATATGCCAATGTATTGTAATTCATGCAAGAAAAAGAAAGGGAGGCCCGCTGATGAGTTCGCATCCGACGGAGCGTGATGGCTCAGGAGATGAACGGCTGTCTACCCTGCTTCATAATATGAATGCCGTGCAGGCGGTGGCCGGTTCAGTCGAAGGAACAATTGGTCCTAAAGGGCTTGATGTGATGCTTGTGGATGAACTGGGCGGCGTCATCATTACGAATGACGGTGTCACCATCCTTGAAGAAATGGAAGTGAAGCATCCGGCGGCCCGCCTGATGATCGGTCTAGCGCGTTCACAGCAGCGTGAGGTAGGGGATGGAACGACGACAGCGACCCTGCTTGCTTCTGCTTTAGTAACCGAAGGAGTGTCCCAGGTACAGCGAGGAGTTCCGGTTGCTCGTGTCATTGCTGGGATTGAGTTAGGCGTTGGTGAAGCGCTAGCGAGAATGCGAGAAGCGGCATGGCCGATTGAGTATTTTGATGATGAACGATTGTATCATATCGCATATATTGCAGGCAGAGAGCAGAAGGATATTGCACATCTTGTCATCGAAGGAGCGAGCCTGCTCGGTCG
Encoded proteins:
- the hrcA gene encoding heat-inducible transcriptional repressor HrcA — its product is MLTERQQLILRAIIDNYIRSAEPVGSRTISKREDIGYSSATIRNEMADLEEMGYLEQPHTSAGRIPSNKGYRFYVDQFAGMPFMQVEDATHIRRVFADRFYEFEQVMNQAASVLSSLTNYTSIVLGHDIQTTRLKAVQMIPLSQHSAVFILVTDTGKVENKMISLPEGMAMSEMERVVNLLNAKLTGVAMVELRQRLYAEVSKELGRYIQHYEEIMSVLEETITHEPDDHIVLKGTTNIMMQPEFRDVDKVRDILTLFEQNEMVVRLFDSKQSGLHVRIGTENQEQAISNCSIITATYHLDGQPMGTVGILGPTRMEYGRVMGILNVLAGNLTDAFERFYKSDS
- the lepA gene encoding translation elongation factor 4, translated to MDRRQRQEKIRNFSIIAHIDHGKSTLADRILEFTGALTERERENQFLDQMDLERERGITIKLNAVQLKYKARDGEEYILHLIDTPGHVDFTYEVSRSLAACEGALLVVDAAQGIEAQTLANVYLALDNDLEILPVINKIDLPSAEPERVKQEVEDVIGLDASDAVLASAKAGIGIEEILEQVVAKVPAPTGDPDAPLKALIFDSLYDAYRGVIVHVRIVDGTVKKGSKIKMMATGSVFEVTEVGTHAPFPKQVEELTVGDVGFIAASIKTVRDTRVGDTITLADNPASEPLPGYRKVNPMVFSGMYPVDSADYNDLREALEKLQLNDASLQFEPETSQALGFGFRCGFLGMLHMEIIQERIEREFNIPLITTAPSVIYDVTKTDGEKISIENPSNMPEQQKIDFIEEPYVKASIMVPKDFVGAIMDLCQRKRGDFIDMQYIDETRVQIVYEMPLAEIVFEFFDQLKSNTKGYASFDYELVGYKKSKLVKMDIMLNGEVVDALSFIVHRDTAYNRGRVLCEKLKELIPRQMFEVPIQAAIGHKIIARETIKAMRKNVLAKCYGGDISRKRKLLEKQKEGKKRMKSVGSVEVPQEAFMAVLKMDEN
- the hemW gene encoding radical SAM family heme chaperone HemW, translating into MTKAVYIHIPFCTNKCYYCDFNSYVTKNPQLVWDYLTALNKEMEETVRSCPPGDIETIFVGGGTPTFLDAKQMAYFLETVARHFPKRSKDIEFTMEANPGTTDVEKLSIMREGGVNRISFGVQSFHDELLKKIGRIHDSAQVFRSLANAKEVGFENISIDLIFGLPDQTTARFQETLDQAFALDLPHFSSYSLKVEENTLFHTLYEKDQLPLPTEDEEVTMYERLMEQMESHGYHQYEISNFAQRGFESRHNMTYWRNEYYYGIGAGAHGYVDGTRHVNAGPLAQYMQLAEKGLPRVEQFKVTRAEEMEDHMIMGLRMMQGISAPAFELRYGMTLKDAFGSIIDELTEMGLLAWTNGYLHLTKRGIPLGNEVFARFLGLVDKV